In a single window of the Heliangelus exortis chromosome 1, bHelExo1.hap1, whole genome shotgun sequence genome:
- the LOC139791831 gene encoding G-protein coupled receptor 183-like gives MAAVEAVFPLANLTSSNQSSCNVHNHYFSAKVTFSLFYTALLVFGACGNILALCITFQRRKKKLNSTDLYLVNLALSDALFTLALPGRIAYYILEFNWPFGDWFCRATAFIFYMNTYVGIYFMTCVSVDRYVAVVRARLPGRIRRMSRARGVCVLIWSLVFLQTAPLLLWPMTRRMGDRLTCMEYFNFEEIPKLPYLLLGACMLGFFLPVGIILVCYVRINLKLCQTAKENHLTEKSGHHRRAFTIILVVLLAVLLCFSPYHLNIVQFMVRKILYQPSCREQQAFKMSLQVTVAFMNLNCCIDPIIYFFAFRGYKRRLLRIFRNSGSMATSSSAKTPSDSNSNSQPHGSVSV, from the coding sequence ATGGCTGCTGTGGAGGCTGTGTTCCCACTCGCCAACCTCACCTCCAGCAACCAGAGCAGCTGCAACGTGCACAACCACTACTTCTCTGCCAAAGtcaccttctccctcttctaCACCGCCCTGCTGGTGTTTGGTGCCTGTGGCAACATCCTGGCTCTCTGCATCACCTTCCAGCGCAGGAAGAAGAAACTCAACTCCACTGACCTCTACCTGGTGAACCTGGCTCTCTCTGATGCTCTCTTcaccctggcactgccaggcaGGATCGCCTACTACATCCTGGAGTTCAACTGGCCCTTTGGGGACTGGTTCTGCCGAGCCACAGCCTTCATTTTCTACATGAACACCTACGTGGGCATCTACTTCATGACCTGCGTGAGCGTGGACCGCTACGTTGCCGTGGTGCGTGCCAGGCTTCCCGGCAGGATCCGGAGGATGAGCCGTGCCAGGGGTGTCTGTGTCCTCATCTGGTCCTTGGTGTTCCTGCAGACAGCGCCGCTGCTTCTGTGGCCCATGACGCGGAGGATGGGGGACAGGCTGACCTGCATGGAGTACTTCAACTTTGAGGAGATTCCCAAATTGCCCTACTTGCTCCTGGGGGCCTGCATGCTCGGCTTCTTCCTGCCCGTGGGCATCATCTTGGTGTGTTATGTGAGGATCAACCTCAAGCTCTGCCAGACAGCCAAGGAAAACCACCTGACAGAGAAGAGCGGGCACCACCGCCGGGCCTTCACCATCATCCtggtggtgctgctggctgtcctgctctgcttcagcccCTACCACCTCAACATCGTCCAGTTTATGGTCAGGAAAATCCTCTACCAGCCATCCTGCCGCGAGCAGCAAGCCTTCAAGATGTCTCTACAAGTCACCGTGGCGTTCATGAACCTCAACTGCTGCATTGACCCCATCATTTACTTCTTCGCCTTCCGGGGCTACAAGCGGAGGTTGCTCCGCATCTTCAGGAACAGCGGCTCGAtggccacctcctcctctgccaaGACCCCCTCTGACAGCAACAGCAACAGCCAGCCACACGGATCTGTCTCTGTCTAA